The DNA segment ATGAAAAACAACTTCACCGACATCGTCCAAGACGAAGGGTTGAATCGAAAGATGGCAGTTAAAATTACCGAACGAGCCGCCGAAGAGGTCAAGCGTTTCCAAAAGGAACACAACTTCGGTGACGACATGGTGTTGCGAATCGGCATTGCAGCAGGCGGCTGTAGCGGATTCAGTTATACGTTGAACTTTGACGACAGCTATGACGACAAAGTCGACACCAAGTACGACCATCACGGCGTCGCTGTTGTGGTCGACAAGAAGAGTGCCCTGTACTTGGACGGAACCACCGTCGATTGGTACGAGAGCCTCGAAAAGCAAGGCTTCACGTTCGAAAACCCAAATGCGGTGAAGAGCTGCGGTTGCGGAAGCTCGTTCCAAGCCTAGTGATGGCTTGTTCACGCTTGCGATGAGCCGAGACAAATAATAAAGCCGTCCGTGGATTCCACGGTCGGCTTTTATTTTGCGATGTTAGATCATCGCCTTGAATGCAAGGCCGAACTCAGGTCTGCGGTCGCGCCCGCATCAATCCGCGTTTCGTTGTAACCGCACGGCAACGTCGGTCTCGAAAGGCATCAGCTTGATCGACATCGGTTCGCCTTTCTGGGCGCTGGCGTGGGTCACCGTTTCCTTCCCCGTTTTGGTGTCGATGGTGGCCACTTGGTAGTTCCCGCGAGGGAGTTGCACTTTGATCGAAGCACCCTGGATCGTTTGCGTGAACGATTCGGGCGACTGATCTTTCAAACGCCCCGGCAGCTCGAGGTGCGCGTATACGAGCCACTGGCTCGAAGCGTCACCAATGGCCGATACGACCAAATCATTCGACGCCGTCGCAAATCTTTTTGGCAGTGGATGAAGTTCGGGCAACGGCAACCGGTCGAATACTCGTTTGAGGATGCCCAGTTGTTGCCGGAGCTTTTTGCTGCCGCCACCAGGCGACGTGTAACCCGATTGGGTGCCGCCAGGATGTTCGACGCTGAATGAGTAGTCCAAGTTGTTGTAGGTTGCTCCGCCGGCCACCAAGAAATCCCAAGCCTCAGTTCGATAAAGAAAATCAGCATTTCCGCGAAACCCCGTTTCGTTTTCGCCGATCACACCACGCACGTTCGCATTCTCGGCAACGACGATCGGCGGATGGCAGTAGTGGAAGTTGAAAATGGAAACCGCCGGATGAGGCGATTGAATCTGTTCTGACTTGTTGGCAACATTCACTGAGATCAGATGGGATGTGCCGATCGCTTTCTGTTTAGCGACGATCGCATCGATGATCGCGTTTTGCCATGCTTTGGTGACGCCGCCGAAGTACGGTTCGTTGCAGATTTCGATGTAGACATTGTCATACGGAGCAATCGATTCGGACAACTTTTCGGCAAGCTTTTTCTGTGCCGCAAAAAGATCATCGCGATCGGTTGTAAAGACCTGCAGCGAACCGACGTCACCGACTCCGTTCACGTTGTTCCGGACGTTCATCGGATTGACGTCCCAAATGTTTGGCTTGTACATCGGGCTGAACAAGCAAAGTTCGACGACGATTCCTCGCTTGGATGCTTCCTCGAGAATCTTGTTCAGGCGATCGAAATAGGCATCGTTCCACTTGGTCAGATCAAAGATCGGCGAACCATCGCGATGCGTCTTGTCCGTACGCTGCCACGGACACATGAAATCATCGTCGGTGGGTGCGAGCGTGTTGTTGGTGATCCCGAACGAACCAGGAACTTCACGATAGGCCCCCGCAAAGATGCGGGTGTGATTGAGTCCATCGGACGCTAACTCGTTTAGATACGCATCAATGTCAAACGCTGCGTTGCATAACAGACCATAGTGTTCGCCCGACGTCACCAAAACGGTCGGCTGGCCACGGAACAAAAAATAGCGAGCGTTTGTCGGGTGCAACGACAACGGTTCGGCGAAAGCCGAATGACAGACGGCAAGACAAGCGCTGAGCATCGCGATGCAAAAACAATGGGACGATTGCGGATGATTCATAGCGGGATCTCGTTAGCGGAATAGAGTCGCCATGTCAGAAAAAAAGCCGACCGTGGATTCCACGGCCGGCTAAGTCTGTGACAACCAAAAAGGTGACGACTAAAACAGTGAGGTTTTAGAACAGCGATGATTCGGTCAGGTATTCGGTCAAGGCTGCGTCGTTTGTGTCATCGCTATCATCCGTCGGAAGTCCGAACTGTTCGCCAGACGCAGCGTTGCCCGGGATTTGCTTCAGCCCGTTGATGACCAACAGAGCGTCAAAGGCAGTGACGAATCCGTCACCCGATGTATCCACAAATCCGCTAAACAGACGCGGGACCGATACCGATGCGTTATTGCCATAGCGGCTGAGGAAGTTGATGATTCGAAGCGCGTCGACTGGCGATACCAAGTTGTTGGCATCGACGTCCAACCGATCACGTTTGTTGGTCAATGCATCGGCACCAGCATTGACCGTTAAGGCGAACGTCTGGTCCGTCTTCAGTTCAAGCGGTCCCGGTTCGAATGCGCGAAGCGTTAGGTTGTGCGTTCCCACGGAATTCGGGGTTGCGTATCCAGAGAGTGTCCGTGTCGCCGGGTTGAAGTTCAACCAACTTGGCAGCCGTCCGCTCTGATCAAACACCGAAACAAAGAATTCGCGTCCTTCGGGATCCGAGATTGCACCTTCGGGGATCACAAATTCGTAGAACACGCCGCTTTCGAGCGTCGTCGAGGCGGGCGGATCGCTGCTAAACGTTGGCGCTTCGTTGACGCCATTGACGATGATGTTGATGACACGTGTGCTGGACAGGCCCGCCCCGTCCGTGACTTGAATTTCGATCGTCAATGGTTCGGATTCAACGTCAGCGTCAAACGTTGCCTCTTCGGCGACTCGCAAGAATCCGGTGGCCGAGTCCAATGTGAATCGATCAGCCGCGTTTCCGCCGACCACTGCAAGGGTGGCAACGTCGTTTGGATCGGGGTCGGAAACTTGGATACGGCCGACCAAAGTTCCTGGG comes from the Rubripirellula reticaptiva genome and includes:
- a CDS encoding HesB/IscA family protein; the protein is MAVKITERAAEEVKRFQKEHNFGDDMVLRIGIAAGGCSGFSYTLNFDDSYDDKVDTKYDHHGVAVVVDKKSALYLDGTTVDWYESLEKQGFTFENPNAVKSCGCGSSFQA
- a CDS encoding cellulase family glycosylhydrolase, with the translated sequence MNHPQSSHCFCIAMLSACLAVCHSAFAEPLSLHPTNARYFLFRGQPTVLVTSGEHYGLLCNAAFDIDAYLNELASDGLNHTRIFAGAYREVPGSFGITNNTLAPTDDDFMCPWQRTDKTHRDGSPIFDLTKWNDAYFDRLNKILEEASKRGIVVELCLFSPMYKPNIWDVNPMNVRNNVNGVGDVGSLQVFTTDRDDLFAAQKKLAEKLSESIAPYDNVYIEICNEPYFGGVTKAWQNAIIDAIVAKQKAIGTSHLISVNVANKSEQIQSPHPAVSIFNFHYCHPPIVVAENANVRGVIGENETGFRGNADFLYRTEAWDFLVAGGATYNNLDYSFSVEHPGGTQSGYTSPGGGSKKLRQQLGILKRVFDRLPLPELHPLPKRFATASNDLVVSAIGDASSQWLVYAHLELPGRLKDQSPESFTQTIQGASIKVQLPRGNYQVATIDTKTGKETVTHASAQKGEPMSIKLMPFETDVAVRLQRNAD